Proteins co-encoded in one Aspergillus flavus chromosome 2, complete sequence genomic window:
- a CDS encoding putative NAD dependent epimerase/dehydratase — translation MPTVLVTGANGYIGNAVARAFVRAGWITYGLIRSQTTATSLAVEEIIPIIGSIDDIASHETIRNKLPPTLDAIISTTENINEYIPHYNNTVHLLRTLATASTANGVRPVVIFSSGCKDYGIGPHYDGDAALAPHTEESPLNPPDILADRTYQSLKFLEHRDVFSPVVVRPTNVYGRSASYYRGFFEAAAQSVDTRQPLLIPVPPNSICHALHVDDCGDAYVAIAGHPRREEIEGEIFNISSRRYETIDEIAKTLVTEYGITAGVKYVEPESLAPAENPWPPALIDFPQWTGSAKVRAITGWCDVRPLFTEAIHTYRLAYEAAVVAGHENIEKMKERVELFKATVGQ, via the coding sequence ATGCCCACCGTCCTCGTCACCGGGGCCAACGGCTACATCGGCAACGCTGTAGCTCGCGCCTTCGTCCGAGCCGGCTGGATCACATACGGACTCATCCGATCCCAAACCACAGCAACATCCCTAGCCGTGGAAGAAATAATCCCTATAATCGGGAGCATCGACGACATCGCTTCACACGAAACCATCCGCAACAAACTTCCCCCAACATTAGACGCCATAATCTCCACCACAGAAAATATCAACGAGTACATCCCGCACTACAATAACACAGTTCATCTCCTGAGGACCTTGGCCACAGCTAGTACTGCGAATGGTGTCCGTCCAGTTGTCATATTTTCATCCGGGTGCAAGGACTACGGCATTGGACCACATTATGATGGGGATGCTGCGCTAGCGCCTCATACTGAAGAAAGTCCTCTTAATCCCCCGGATATTCTGGCTGATAGGACATATCAGTCGTTGAAGTTCCTCGAACACAGGGATGTCTTTTCTCCTGTCGTGGTTAGACCGACGAACGTCTACGGTAGATCTGCAAGTTACTACAGGGGCTTCTTCGAAGCTGCAGCCCAGAGTGTCGATACGAGACAACCATTGTTGATACCGGTCCCTCCTAACTCAATTTGCCACGCACTTCACGTTGACGATTGTGGAGACGCCTACGTTGCTATTGCGGGACATCCGCGCCGAGAGGAGATAGAGGGGgagatcttcaacatctcctCGCGGAGATACGAGACCATCGATGAGATTGCCAAGACCCTGGTTACTGAGTATGGTATCACTGCTGGAGTGAAGTATGTGGAGCCTGAGTCATTGGCACCGGCTGAGAATCCGTGGCCCCCGGCTTTGATCGATTTCCCGCAGTGGACGGGGTCGGCGAAGGTGAGGGCTATCACTGGTTGGTGTGATGTTCGGCCGCTGTTTACGGAGGCGATTCATACTTATCGATTGGCTTATGAGGCGGCTGTAGTGGCTGGTCATGAGAAtattgagaagatgaaggaaCGGGTGGAGTTGTTTAAGGCTACCGTTGGACAATGA
- a CDS encoding amidase signature domain-containing protein, translating into MHSCKNSIMEYMVQKLDELSQKVAALSNAPFIPSGSHQPAIIEPSPVGERVPDTCPSTFVSHPQVKNDLRSCTAASKTEYEGGSSLSAHAIFATRYLQDAVSSTNSAQIAQEMTSILDTLHDIIDDQKQQRDTLENLYPHAKPIPHGSSIRHLPMPPVEMTLACLRMAKEQPRVQRFWLIELISISQFNDYFLRVYSPGPATDADMIIVNGGLYWLYCECASLFVDQKVKGNYMDQAMLCRDNLETVLSNLPFHMPVTTDVVFAMNVAATYCLQMAKPSIAWSFITTASHLSQTLGLHSAHALSTDNQETKDQKIRLFWAVFLTEKWLCLRLGRSSTFRDEDITAPLVTFDQNVETLLVPKWIDLAKIQGKTYNDIYSPSALMQPIDTRISRARTLVAEVNKLMVSEDELERRYNDARRRAIGDDLHEIIQRSDRVCNLSLLSLIYRAIPPKKPSGTAFCDECIATAREALKEHEKCVALILKCPWDESFLEMYINWTLLQFPFFPFIVLFCYIVETSEPDDLKCLGAFVELGDLKRRSILGAIPAKWRLQNPIPQADELRDVTGAYIQQFLTPQEIEITETDAAGITEQTTSGSWTAVEVAEAFCHRAALAHQLVNCLHEVFFDAAIEDAKRLDAYFAEHKKPIGPLHGLPISLKDQFHVKGVETTMGYVGWIGTFQGKKDDPRRATFESELVKELRNLGAVLYCKTSVPATLMAGETVNNIISYTWNPKNRLLSSGGSSGGEGALIALKGSPGGFGTDIGGSIRIPAVFNGVFGIRPSSGRMPYEGAANSIDGQNMILSVVGPLATTARSLTLLFKTVLSQQPWYHDPLVLELPWRADVEERTRALIRKSADGSPSLAFAIMRHDGMVRPHPPIARAVEIVEQTLKRLGHKVTQNLKGQGVY; encoded by the exons ATGCATTCGTGCAAAAACTCGAT AATGGAATACATGGTACAGAAGCTGGATGAGCTCAGCCAAAAGGTGGCCGCGTTGAGCAATGCGCCATTCATCCCGTCGGGCTCCCATCAGCCTGCGATTATCGAACCATCTCCTGTGGGTGAACGTGTCCCGGATACTTGTCCATCAACATTTGTGTCTCATCCTCAAGTGAAGAATGACTTGAGGAGCTGCACTGCAGCCTCTAAAACTGAATATGAAGGCGGATCGTCACTGTCTGCCCACGCCATTTTCGCAACGAGGTATCTCCAAGACGCGGTTAGCAGCACAAACTCTGCCCAGATCGCGCAGGAGATGACATCGATTCTTGATACGCTACATGACATAATTGACGACCAAAAGCAGCAAAGGGACACCCTTGAAAACCTTTACCCACATGCCAAACCAATACCCCATGGCTCCAGTATAAGGCATCTCCCTATGCCACCAGTTGAAATGACTCTTGCGTGTTTACGGATGGCCAAAG AGCAACCCAGGGTTCAGCGTTTCTGGCTTATCGAATTGATATCTATTTCGCAGTTCAACGATTACTTCTTAAGAGTCTACTCACCTGGCCCAGCCACAGATGCTGATATGATCATAGTCAACGGAGGCCTATACTGGCTTTACTGCGAGTGTGCTAGCCTGTTTGTAGATCAAAAGGTTAAGGGGAACTATATGGACCAGGCTATGCTATGCCGGGATAATCTCGAGACAGTTTTGTCAAATCTCCCATTCCACATGCCAGTCACCACTGATGTTGTCTTTGCTATGAATGTTGCA GCAACATACTGTCTCCAGATGGCCAAGCCGTCAATAGCATGGAGTTTTATTACTACAGCATCCCATCTATCCCAAACGCTCGGTCTTCATAGCGCCCACGCTCTAAGCACAGACAACCAAGAGACCAAGGACCAAAAGATTCGCCTATTTTGGGCCGTGTTCCTCACGGAGAAGTGGTTGTGTCTACGACTGGGTCGATCGTCAACCTTTcgagatgaagatatcacGGCACCGCTGGTGACTTTCGACCAGAATGTGGAGACGCTGTTGGTACCCAAGTGGATTGATTTAGCGAAAATCCAGGGAAAGACATACAATGATATCTATAGCCCTAGTGCTCTTATGCAACCGATTGATACCAGAATCTCCCGTGCAAGGACTCTGGTCGCTGAGGTAAATAAACTCATGGTTTCTGAAGATGAGTTAGAG AGAAGATACAATGACGCAAGACGCCGTGCTATCGGAGACGATCTCCACGAGATTATTCAGCGTTCAGATAGGGTCTGCAATCTATCTCTACTATCACTCATCTATCGAGCAATCCCTCCTAAGAAGCCCTCGGGAACTGCCTTCTGTGATGAATGCATAGCTACAGCACGAGAAGCACTCAAAGAGCATGAAAAGTGTGTTGCCCTGATTCTCAAATGCCCTTGGGATGAGAGCTTTCTGGAAATGTACATCAACTG GACCCTACTccaatttcctttcttccctttcatAGTCCTTTTCTGCTACATCGTCGAGACATCTGAGCCCGACGACCTTAAATGTCTCGGCGCTTTTGTCGAG TTGGGGGACCTCAAACGCCGATCCATCTTGGGGGCGATTCCTGCCAAGTGGAGATTGCAGAATCCTATCCCCCAGGCGGATGAACTTCGTGATGTGACCGGCGCCTATATTCAACAGTTCTTGACTCCTCAAGAAATAGAGATAACGGAAACTGATGCGGCGGGGATTACGGAGCAGACAACTTCTGGCAGTTGGACTGCTGTCGAAGTGGCCGAGGCGTTTTGTCATAGGGCTGCACTTGCGCACCAgctt GTGAATTGTCTGCATGAGGTGTTCTTCGATGCTGCAATTGAGGACGCAAAGAGACTCGATGCATACTTTGCTGAGCATAAAAAGCCGATCGGCCCGCTGCACGGCCTGCCTATCAGTTTGAAAGATCAATTCCATGTCAAAGGTGTCGAGACAACGATGGGCTACGTAGGATGGATCGGAACGTTTCAAGGCAAGAAGGACGATCCGAGGCGGGCCACATTCGAGAGTGAACTCGTTAAGGAGCTTCGAAATCTAGGAGCGGTATTGTACTGCAAGACGAGCGTGCCTGCAACTTTGATGGCGGGCGAAACcgtcaacaacatcatctcGTATACTTGGAATCCTAAAAACCGACTGCTATCCAGTGGAGGTAGTTCGGGTGGTGAAGGGGCACTGATCGCTTTGAAAGGATCTCCCGGTGGCTTTGGAACTGATATCGGCGGGAGCATACGGATCCCAGCTGTGTTCAACGGAGTTTTTGGGATTCGTCCATCGTCTGGGAGAATGCCCTATGAGGGCGCTGCAAACTCAATTGACGGCCAGAATATGATTTTATCGGTCGTTGGGCCACTTGCAACTACCGCACGTTCTCTGACACTACTGTTCAAGACTGTTCTCAGTCAGCAGCCATGGTACCATGACCCACTCGTGCTGGAGCTTCCCTGGAGggcggatgttgaagaaaggACTCGAGCGCTGATAAGGAAATCAGCTGACGGTTCTCCTTCCCTTGCATTTGCTATCATGCGCCACGATGGCATGGTCCGACCTCACCCACCGATAGCGAGGGCTGTCGAGATCGTCGAACAGACTTTGAAGCGATTGGGCCATAAGGTAACGCAGAACCTGAAGGGACAAGGAGTATactaa
- a CDS encoding ABC-2 type transporter-domain-containing protein: MDVHHGHLSRDTASDLSSVSASSSNLSSNSCPDQNAELNETEKSSRPGSLNRRLTEDEIVRVLSRRRTGGSGENTEGKSEDMTQIMKLVSRMFGHERKSNSDEEKTRHLGVVWKHLTVKGVGLGAAIQPTNSEILLALPRKIKSLLTRGRNKPPLRTIIDDFTGCVRPGEMLLVLGRPGSGCSTFLKVVGNQRSGYKSVEGDVRYGGADAQTMADKYRSEVLYNPEDDLHYPTLTVRDTLLFALKTRTPNKESRLPGESRKEYQETFLSAIAKLFWIEHALDTKVGNELIRGISGGEKKRVSIAEALVTRASTQSWDNSTKGLDASTALEYVQSLRSLTDMANVSTLVALYQASENLYKLFDKVIFIEEGKCVYYGRAESARHYFESLGFECAPRWTTPDFLLSVTDPQARRVRQGWEDRIPRTAEEFRKIYRKSDIYKAALADNESFEEELESHQEEREAARKQSEKKNYTVSFYQQVAILTHRQFLIMYGDKTTLIGKWVILTGQALITGSLFYDLPQTSAGVFTRGGVMFYVLLFNALLAMAELTSFFDTRPVILKHKSFSFYRPSAFALAQVIVDIPIIFVQVTLFELIVYFMANLSRTASQFFINFLFIFTLTMTMYSFFRTIGALCGSLDIATRITGVAIQALVVYTGYLIPPWKMHPWLKWLIWINPVQYAFEGIMSNEFYNLDIQCEPPSIVPDGPNASPGHQTCAIQGSSANQLIVRGSNYIKSAFTYSRSHLWRNFGIIIAWLALFIALTMLGMELQKPNKGGSAATIFKRGEEPETVRRALENKKLPEDVESGNKEKGVDGNMNESASEDSGEKVTGIAQSTSIFTWRNVNYTIPYKGREKKLLQDVQGYVKPGRLTALVGASGAGKTTLLNTLAQRINFGVVTGEFLVDGRPLPRSFQRATGFAEQMDIHEPTATVRESLRFSALLRQPKEVPIHEKYDYCEKILDLLEMRSIAGATVGSGGIGLSEEQRKRLTIAVELASKPQLLLFLDEPTSGLDSLAAFNIVRFLRRLADAGQAILCTIHQPSAVLFEHFDDLVLLQSGGKVVYNGELGQDSSKLISYFERNGGKKCPPHANPAEYMLEVIGAGNPDYEGQDWSEVWAKSSENKQLTEEIDSIIQSRRNKNEGDNDDDRREYAMPIGVQVVAVTKRAFVAYWRSPEYNLGKFLLHIFTGLFNTFTFWHLGNSYIDMQSRLFSIFMTLTIAPPLIQQLQPRFLHFRNLYESREANSKIYSWVAFVTSAILPELPYSIVAGSIYFNCWYWGVWFPRDSFSSGYVWMLLMLFEMFYVGFGQFIAALAPNELFASLLVPCFFIFVVSFCGVVVPYKALIHFWRSWMYWLTPFHYLLEGLLGVVTHNVPLRCVSREESQFSPPPGETCQSYAGPFAQQAGGYVHDTGNGLCSYCQYSDGDTFAAESFNVYYSHKWRAYGIFWAFVMFNFAAVYAFSWLYLHGIRDIKKWFSTRKTKRGAQA, translated from the exons ATGGACGTGCACCACGGACACCTATCTCGAGACACTGCCTCTGATCTGTCATCTGTGTCAGCCTCCAGCTCGAACCTATCTTCAAATTCATGCCCAGACCAGAATGCAGAGCTCAATGAGACCGAAAAGTCAAGCCGGCCCGGATCATTGAACAGACGCCTCACTGAAGATGAGATCGTGCGTGTACTCTCTCGGCGACGTACCGGTGGATCTGGGGAAAATACAGAAGGGAAGTCAGAGGATATGACTCAGATCATGAAACTTGTTTCACGAATGTTTGGTCACGAGAGGAAGAGTAActccgacgaagaaaagacGAGGCATCTTGGGGTCGTATGGAAGCATTTAACTGTAAAGGGTGTTGGACTT GGTGCTGCCATTCAACCGACGAACTCTGAGATACTCCTCGCTTTGCCTCGAAAGATCAAGAGCCTCTTAACTCGTGGCAGGAATAAACCTCCGTTGCGGACTATCATAGATGACTTTACA GGTTGCGTACGGCCTGGGGAAATGCTGCTGGTCCTTGGCCGGCCCGGTTCAGGGTGCTCAACTTTCTTGAAAGTGGTCGGGAACCAAAGATCAGGGTATAAAAGCGTCGAAGGTGACGTACGCTATGGGGGTGCTGATGCTCAAACAATGGCGGATAAGTACCGCTCTGAGG TGCTTTACAATCCTGAGGATGACCTTCACTACCCTACCTTGACAGTACGGGATACTTTATTATTCGCCTTGAAAACTCGGACTCCGAATAAGGAATCACGCCTTCCTGGCGAATCACGAAAGGAATATCAGGAGACATTCTTATCTGCCATTGCTAAGCTATTCTGGATCGAACATGCCCTTGACACAAAGGTGGGCAACGAGCTAATCCGTGGAATTTCTGGAGGTGAAAAGAAGCGTGTCTCTATTGCAGAGGCCCTGGTGACTCGCGCATCCACCCAGTCTTGGGATAATTCGACGAAGGGACTCGACGCAAGTACAGCACTGGAGTATGTGCAAAGCTTGAGAAGCCTGACTGATATGGCAAACGTCTCCACACTTGTTGCGCTCTATCAAGCCTCTGAAAACCTATACAAACTCTTCGATAAAGTGATTTTCATAGAAGAAGGCAAATGTGTCTACTACGGCCGTGCTGAATCTGCCCGCCACTATTTTGAGAGCCTGGGGTTCGAGTGCGCCCCTAGATGGACGACCCCGGACTTTTTGTTATCAGTTACAGACCCACAAGCTCGTCGTGTTAGACAGGGGTGGGAAGACCGAATCCCTCGAACTGCAGAGGAGTTTCGGAAAATCTACCGCAAGagtgatatatataaggCCGCCCTAGCTGACAATGAGAGTTTCGAGGAAGAACTAGAATCTCATCAAGAGGAACGCGAAGCTGCCAGAAAACAatcggagaagaaaaactaCACTGTTTCGTTCTACCAGCAGGTTGCTATTCTAACGCATCGTCAATTTCTCATCATGTATGGCGACAAGACGACCCTAATAGGTAAATGGGTGATCTTGACCGGACAAGCCCTCATAACCGGCTCATTGTTTTATGATTTGCCCCAGACAAG TGCTGGCGTTTTCACGAGAGGGGGTGTGATGTTTTATGTTTTACTCTTTAATGCTCTACTGGCGATGGCCGAGCTTACGTCGTTTTTCGATACCCGACCAGTTATTCTAAAGCACAAGAGTTT CTCTTTCTATCGACCttctgcttttgctttggcACAAGTGATTGTTGATATTCCCATAATATTCGTCCAGGTTACGCTGTTTGAGCTAATTGTATATTT CATGGCCAACCTTTCAAGAACCGCTTCTCAGTTCTTCATTAATTTTCTGTTCATATTCACCCTGACGATGACTATGTACTCCTTCTTTCGCACTATTGGGGCATTGTGCGGTTCCCTTGACATTG CCACGCGTATTACAGGTGTTGCTATCCAAGCGCTCGTTGTCTATACAG GCTATCTTATTCCACCTTGGAAAATGCACCCATGGCTGAAATGGCTTATCTGGATTAATCCCGTGCAATATGCTTTCGAAGGGATTATGTCGAATGAGTTCTATAATTTAGACATTCAATGCGAGCCACCGAGTATTGTACCGGATGGTCCGAATGCATCACCTGGACACCAAACCTGCGCCATTCAAGGGAGTAGTGCCAATCAACTAATTGTTAGAGGCTCCAATTATATCAAGAGCGCATTTACATACAGCAGGTCTCATCTGTGGCGCAATTTCGGCATCATAATCGCGTGGTTAGCTCTATTCATTGCGTTGACCATGCTCGGTATGGAGCTTCAAAAGCCTAATAAAGGGGGTAGTGCCGCTACTATATTCAAAAGAGGCGAGGAGCCAGAAACTGTGAGACGAGCCCTCGAGAATAAGAAACTCCCAGAAGACGTGGAAAGTGGGaataaggagaagggcgTTGACGGGAACATGAACGAATCTGCGTCAGAAGACTCGGGAGAGAAGGTCACAGGCATTGCTCAGAGTACATCAATATTTACTTGGAGGAACGTGAACTATACGATCCCGTACAAAGGTAGAGAGAAAAAGCTTTTACAAGATGTTCAGGGTTATGTCAAACCAGGTCGCCTTACGGCTCTAGTGGGCGCCTCCGGAGCAGG GAAAACTACACTCCTCAACACATTGGCGCAACGAATCAACTTCGGTGTCGTTACCGGTGAATTCTTAGTTGATGGGAG GCCTCTCCCAAGGAGCTTCCAAAGAGCAACTGGGTTTGCCGAGCAGATGGATATACATGAGCCTACAGCTACCGTGAGAGAATCCTTGCGGTTCTCAGCGCTTCTTCGCCAGCCTAAAGAGGTGCCTATTCACGAAAAATATGACTACTGCGAGAAAATTCTCGACCTCCTAGAAATGCGATCAATTGCAGGAGCTACTGTTGGCTCTGGGGGCATTGGATTGAGTGAAGAACAGCGTAAGCGACTGACAATAGCCGTTGAGCTAGCAAGCAAACCGCAGTTATTGCTCTTTCTGGACGAGCCAACCTCTGGTCTTGATTCTCTTGCCGCCTTCAATATTGTACGCTTCCTTCGACGGCTTGCAGATGCTGGTCAGGCAATCCTGTGCACGATTCACCAGCCTTCTGCCGTGTTGTTCGAGCACTTTGACGACCTAGTACTGCTGCAAAGTGGGGGCAAAGTTGTCTATAATGGCGAGCTGGGGCAAGATTCTAGCAAGCTCATTAGTTACTTCGAGCGGAACGGGGGCAAGAAGTGTCCACCACACGCAAATCCTGCAGAG TACATGCTTGAGGTCATCGGTGCCGGAAATCCTGATTATGAAGGCCAAGATTGGTCCGAAGTCTGGGCCAAAAGCTCTGAGAACAAGCAATTGACGGAGGAAATTGATAGTATCATTCAATCACGCCGAAATAAGAATGAGGGAGACAATGATGACGACCGCCGCGAGTACGCTATGCCTATTGGGGTGCAGGTAGTAGCAGTAACAAAACGTGCATTTGTTGCTTACTGGAGATCTCCTGAATACAATCTC GGAAAATTCCTTTTACACATATTTACTGGCTTATTCAACACTTTCACTTTCTGGCATTTGGGGAACAGTTATATTGACATGCAATCTcgattattttctatatttatgACGCTCACTATAGCGCCACCGCTAATCCAGCAACTGCAGCCGCGGTTTCTCCATTTCCGGAATCTGTACGAGTCTCGCGAGGCAAATTCCAAGATATACTCATGGGTTGCATTTGTTACTAGTGCTATTCTTCCCGAACTTCCGTACTCAATCGTTGCCGGTTCTATTTACTTCAATTGCTG GTACTGGGGTGTCTGGTTCCCCCGAGACTCATTCTCTTCAGGCTATGTCTGGATGCTTCTAATGCTCTTCGAGATGTTCTATGTGGGGTTCGGCCAGTTCATCGCCGCCCTTGCACCCAACGAACTCTTCGCCTCCCTTCTCGTACcttgtttctttatatttGTCGTATCCTTCTGCGGAGTTGTTGTCCCGTACAAGGCTCTGATCCACTTCTGGCGGTCCTGGATGTACTGGCTCACCCCTTTCCACTACCTCCTGGAAGGCCTTCTCGGTGTCGTAACACATAATGTCCCGTTGCGATGCGTCTCGAGAGAAGAGTCACAGTTCAGTCCGCCACCAGGAGAGACTTGCCAAAGTTATGCCGGTCCCTTTGCGCAGCAAGCTGGAGGCTACGTACATGATACGGGGAATGGACTTTGCTCCTACTGCCAGTACTCGGATGGCGATACCTTT GCTGCTGAAAGCTTCAATGTATATTACTCTCATAAGTGGAGAGCCTAT GGCATCTTTTGGGCGTTTGTCATGTTTAATTTCGCCGCTGTTTACGCTTTCTCGTGGCTTTATCTACATGGCATAAgggatatcaagaagtgGTTTAGTACAAGGAAAACCAAAAGGGGGGCACAGGCGTAG